The proteins below come from a single Parageobacillus thermoglucosidasius genomic window:
- the ggt gene encoding gamma-glutamyltransferase → MDYLHYPYPSRRMVTFAANGMVATSQPLAAQAGLDILKKGGNAIDAAIATAACLTVVEPTSNGIGGDAFAIVWTNGKLYGLNASGYSPKSISLEAVKERGYTEIPEHGWIPVTVPGAPAAWAALSKRFGKLPLTEVLKPAIEYAENGYPVSPTLGKYWQAAFQTYKKTLKGPEFASWFATFAPNGRAPKIGEIWASKAHAKTLRFIAETNAESFYRGELAEKIAAYSKQYNGFLDIDDLAEYEVEWVEPISVHYRGYDVWEIPPNGQGLVALMALNIMKGFAVPEAPTAETYHRQIEAMKLAFADGQAYITDRKHMEHRVEELLSEPFAEMRRALIGEEALLPKPGTPPKGGTVYLAVADGDGNMVSFIQSNYMGFGSGLVVPDTGIALQNRGHNFSFDENHVNRLAPRKKPYHTIIPGFLTKGNEPVGPFGVMGGFMQPQGHLQVVMNTIDFHLNPQAALDAPRWQWIEGKKVLVEHHFPHHIAQALERKGHEIHVSLDSGTFGRGQIIWRDPNTGVLVGGTEPRTDGAIAAW, encoded by the coding sequence TTGGACTATTTGCATTATCCGTATCCGTCGCGGCGGATGGTGACATTTGCGGCTAACGGCATGGTGGCGACCTCGCAGCCGCTGGCGGCGCAGGCTGGATTGGACATATTAAAAAAAGGTGGAAATGCGATAGATGCCGCGATTGCGACTGCCGCCTGCCTGACGGTCGTTGAACCGACCTCGAACGGCATCGGCGGCGACGCGTTTGCGATTGTCTGGACAAATGGCAAGCTGTATGGATTAAATGCCAGCGGCTATTCCCCAAAATCAATTTCGCTCGAAGCAGTAAAAGAACGGGGATATACCGAAATTCCCGAACACGGCTGGATTCCGGTTACCGTTCCCGGTGCGCCGGCCGCTTGGGCGGCGCTGTCGAAACGGTTCGGGAAGCTGCCGCTTACCGAAGTGCTTAAGCCGGCGATAGAATATGCGGAAAACGGTTATCCAGTGTCTCCGACGCTGGGGAAGTATTGGCAAGCGGCATTTCAAACGTACAAAAAAACGCTTAAGGGCCCGGAATTTGCCAGCTGGTTTGCGACGTTCGCGCCAAACGGGCGCGCGCCGAAAATCGGGGAAATATGGGCATCCAAAGCGCATGCTAAGACGCTCCGCTTCATCGCGGAAACGAACGCGGAAAGCTTTTACAGAGGGGAATTGGCGGAAAAAATCGCGGCGTACTCTAAACAATACAATGGTTTTTTAGATATCGACGATTTAGCGGAATACGAAGTGGAATGGGTCGAGCCGATTTCTGTTCATTACCGCGGTTATGACGTATGGGAAATTCCGCCGAACGGCCAAGGGCTTGTCGCGTTAATGGCGTTGAACATCATGAAAGGGTTTGCCGTTCCGGAAGCGCCGACGGCGGAGACATACCACCGGCAAATCGAAGCGATGAAACTGGCGTTTGCTGATGGACAGGCATATATCACGGATCGCAAGCATATGGAGCATCGTGTCGAGGAATTGCTGTCCGAGCCGTTTGCCGAAATGAGGCGGGCGCTGATTGGCGAAGAGGCATTGCTTCCAAAGCCGGGAACGCCGCCAAAAGGCGGCACGGTCTATTTGGCGGTAGCGGACGGCGACGGCAATATGGTGTCCTTCATTCAAAGCAATTACATGGGGTTTGGCTCGGGGCTGGTCGTGCCGGACACCGGCATCGCCCTGCAAAACCGCGGGCATAATTTCTCCTTTGACGAAAATCATGTCAACCGGTTGGCGCCGCGGAAAAAACCATACCATACGATCATTCCGGGATTTTTGACAAAAGGGAACGAGCCGGTCGGGCCGTTCGGCGTCATGGGCGGGTTTATGCAGCCGCAAGGGCATTTGCAAGTCGTAATGAACACGATCGACTTCCATCTCAATCCGCAAGCGGCACTCGATGCGCCAAGATGGCAATGGATAGAAGGTAAAAAGGTGCTCGTCGAACACCATTTTCCGCATCATATCGCCCAAGCGCTGGAACGAAAAGGACACGAAATCCATGTTTCCCTTGATTCGGGAACATTCGGACGCGGTCAAATCATTTGGCGCGATCCGAACACCGGAGTGCTCGTCGGCGGAACGGAACCGCGCACCGATGGGGCGATCGCGGCATGGTAA
- a CDS encoding BsuPI-related putative proteinase inhibitor gives MGKGKTLGLAGMIAGAAAVSMLFASNSGEQPKAKDDTSQTKPQTEREMIARALEPSLTYEKKGNNYVVTFTVKNQTERVLTVTFTSGKKYDYILFRDGEKVKQFSEGKMFTQIYEERLLKQGESLVFQETFSHLPKGKYKLEWWLEDKNWPNAKAAITFTVD, from the coding sequence ATGGGAAAAGGAAAGACGCTCGGGCTGGCGGGCATGATCGCGGGAGCGGCGGCCGTTAGCATGCTGTTTGCCTCAAACAGCGGAGAGCAGCCAAAGGCAAAAGACGACACTTCGCAAACAAAACCGCAAACAGAGCGCGAAATGATCGCCAGGGCGCTTGAGCCGTCGTTAACCTATGAGAAAAAAGGCAACAACTACGTAGTTACATTCACAGTTAAAAATCAAACCGAGCGTGTGCTAACGGTGACATTTACGAGCGGAAAAAAATATGACTACATTTTGTTCCGCGACGGGGAAAAAGTGAAACAATTCAGCGAAGGAAAAATGTTTACGCAAATTTATGAAGAACGCCTGTTAAAACAGGGAGAATCGCTTGTTTTTCAGGAGACATTTTCTCATTTGCCAAAAGGAAAGTACAAGCTTGAGTGGTGGCTTGAAGATAAAAACTGGCCGAACGCCAAAGCAGCGATAACGTTTACGGTGGATTAA
- the spoIIID gene encoding sporulation transcriptional regulator SpoIIID, protein MHDYIKERTIKIGKYIVETRKTVRVIAKEFGVSKSTVHKDLTERLPEINPELAQEVKQILDYHKSIRHLRGGEATKKKYKKQAIKNN, encoded by the coding sequence GTGCACGATTACATCAAAGAGCGTACGATCAAGATAGGAAAGTACATCGTGGAGACGAGGAAAACCGTTCGCGTGATCGCGAAAGAATTTGGCGTTTCCAAAAGTACGGTTCATAAAGATTTGACAGAGCGGCTTCCGGAAATTAATCCGGAACTGGCGCAGGAAGTCAAACAAATTCTCGATTATCATAAATCGATTCGCCATTTGCGCGGCGGAGAAGCGACAAAGAAAAAATATAAAAAACAAGCCATCAAAAATAACTAA
- a CDS encoding rod shape-determining protein codes for MFSRDIGIDLGTANVLIFVKGKGIVLNEPSVVAIDKNTNKVLAVGEEARRMVGRTPGNIVAIRPLKDGVIADFDITEAMLKHFLSKLDVKGFFAKPRILICCPTNTTSVERKAIKEAAEKSGGKKVYLEEEPKVAAIGAGMDIFQPCGNMVVDIGGGTTDVAVLSMGDIVTASSIKMAGDKFDMEILNYIKREYKLLIGERTAEEIKIKVATVFPGARDEEIDIRGRDLVTGLPRTITVRSAEIEKALRESVAMIVQAAKSVLERTPPELSADIIDRGVILTGGGALLHGIDQLLAEELKVPVLIAENPMDCVALGTGMMLENIDRAPKQNLV; via the coding sequence ATGTTTTCGAGGGATATTGGAATTGATCTTGGCACGGCGAACGTACTCATTTTCGTTAAGGGAAAGGGAATCGTGTTAAATGAACCGTCTGTCGTCGCTATTGACAAAAATACGAATAAAGTGCTGGCTGTCGGCGAAGAAGCGAGGCGAATGGTAGGGCGTACTCCTGGGAATATCGTTGCCATTCGGCCGCTCAAAGACGGGGTAATCGCCGATTTCGACATCACGGAAGCAATGTTGAAACATTTTTTAAGCAAGCTTGACGTCAAAGGATTTTTCGCCAAACCGCGCATTTTAATTTGCTGCCCGACGAATACGACGTCCGTTGAACGGAAAGCGATAAAAGAGGCAGCGGAAAAAAGCGGCGGCAAAAAAGTATACTTGGAAGAAGAGCCGAAAGTGGCGGCCATTGGCGCCGGGATGGACATTTTCCAGCCGTGCGGGAACATGGTGGTCGATATTGGCGGTGGCACAACGGATGTTGCGGTCCTCTCGATGGGGGACATCGTCACCGCCTCCTCCATTAAAATGGCCGGGGATAAGTTTGACATGGAAATTTTAAATTACATTAAGCGGGAATATAAGCTTTTAATCGGAGAACGGACTGCGGAAGAAATCAAAATTAAAGTTGCAACTGTATTCCCAGGCGCACGCGATGAGGAAATTGATATTCGGGGCCGCGATCTTGTCACAGGCCTGCCGCGCACGATCACGGTCCGTTCTGCGGAAATTGAAAAGGCGCTGCGTGAATCGGTTGCGATGATTGTACAAGCTGCCAAAAGCGTATTGGAGCGCACTCCGCCGGAATTGTCGGCAGATATTATCGACCGCGGCGTCATTTTAACCGGCGGCGGCGCGTTGCTGCATGGCATTGATCAATTGCTTGCCGAAGAACTGAAAGTGCCGGTATTGATTGCGGAAAACCCAATGGACTGCGTTGCGCTTGGAACAGGAATGATGCTGGAGAACATTGATCGCGCGCCAAAGCAAAATTTGGTGTAG